The Candidatus Hydrogenedentota bacterium genome includes a window with the following:
- a CDS encoding SEL1-like repeat protein, producing the protein MIELTCQHCGTLLRMDDSFAGRDGWCRECKQMVIIPSGNQVIRVEDLPPGEAIGRLQHLLSYAARKADQYKQYLAEKAAEDEARARLAANLVEEQRRSAALSAELDRIKAIPLEPSPLLDDIDLEGPLEAEKAREEAAALITTLESDLALARENRAALEAELEKQSAEIKALKEALEGARGAEVAATSQVLSLEEELACARQMLEEASRNLDSAREEARVCTDALKALRNEYEGMEAARLDAVNHLREVDLDRDLHREEVERLQEMLHTLEAERDDLGRRVAAAEGLVDEYTGAARLNEEKSLKLEADLSAQQALIAELTAERDALKAAADEDRRGLAQADGELEAARELLASLETEREKLRAEGAADRERVAQLAVELGRLGDRLREAEEERDALKLRVDTLIESASERQSREIPSETGDAGGEALRSLETNHGPGASELDAGAVARILDTFTGAGSNGTGGAAVTESGQAKSESPAGRELVPVQENGGDDEALEGANGADRSRASFVERWHREAEKEGATKAQYRLGVRYEQGLGVERNEAEAIRWLTRAAEDGHAGAQHHLGQMHAEGRGVLQDFGMALRWYRMAALHGNARAECEIGKMYLQGIGVAQDEGEALQWFGQAAEKEDALGYYLLGQLHATENGAHMDLARARRCFERAAKRGHAAAQYEMGKLLRNGIQLPQDDRRAAEWFTLAAEQGHREAQLALGGCYETGRGVIQNFAQAYAWYSLAATTLDIARTARDQFAAALTPDQVLEGQVLAAELAHRVEKSMLMKAEV; encoded by the coding sequence ATGATCGAACTCACCTGCCAGCACTGCGGTACGTTGCTGCGAATGGATGACTCGTTTGCAGGGCGCGATGGCTGGTGCCGTGAATGCAAGCAAATGGTCATTATTCCTTCGGGGAACCAGGTCATACGGGTGGAGGACCTGCCGCCCGGGGAGGCTATTGGCCGCCTGCAGCACCTGCTGAGCTACGCCGCGCGCAAGGCGGATCAATACAAGCAGTATCTCGCGGAGAAGGCGGCGGAGGATGAAGCGCGGGCACGCCTGGCGGCGAACCTGGTGGAGGAACAGCGGCGCTCCGCTGCGCTTTCGGCCGAGTTGGATCGCATTAAGGCGATACCTCTGGAGCCATCCCCCCTGCTTGACGACATCGATCTCGAGGGCCCCCTTGAAGCGGAAAAAGCGCGCGAAGAGGCTGCGGCCCTGATCACCACCCTGGAGTCCGATCTGGCCCTGGCCCGTGAAAACCGGGCTGCGCTGGAGGCCGAGCTGGAGAAACAAAGCGCCGAAATCAAGGCGCTGAAGGAGGCGCTGGAGGGTGCGCGCGGGGCGGAAGTGGCGGCGACGAGCCAGGTGCTGTCGCTGGAGGAAGAACTGGCCTGCGCCCGGCAGATGCTGGAAGAGGCCAGTCGCAATCTTGACAGCGCGCGAGAAGAGGCCCGCGTGTGCACGGATGCGCTGAAGGCGCTGCGCAATGAGTATGAAGGGATGGAGGCGGCGCGTCTGGACGCGGTCAACCACCTGCGTGAGGTGGATCTGGACCGGGATTTGCATCGGGAAGAAGTGGAACGTCTGCAGGAGATGCTCCATACCTTGGAGGCAGAGCGGGACGACCTCGGTCGACGTGTGGCTGCGGCCGAGGGGCTTGTGGATGAGTATACGGGGGCTGCGCGCTTGAACGAGGAAAAGTCTTTGAAACTGGAGGCCGATTTGTCGGCCCAGCAGGCGCTGATCGCCGAATTGACCGCCGAGCGGGACGCGCTCAAGGCGGCGGCGGATGAGGACCGCAGGGGGCTGGCCCAGGCCGACGGGGAGCTGGAAGCCGCTCGGGAATTATTGGCAAGTCTGGAAACGGAACGGGAGAAGCTCCGCGCGGAAGGCGCGGCGGATCGAGAACGGGTGGCGCAATTGGCGGTCGAGCTCGGTCGGCTGGGTGACAGGCTTCGAGAAGCCGAAGAAGAGCGGGACGCGTTGAAGCTTCGCGTCGACACACTAATCGAGTCGGCATCGGAGCGACAAAGTCGGGAAATTCCGTCGGAAACCGGGGACGCCGGAGGAGAGGCCCTGCGCAGCCTGGAGACGAATCATGGCCCGGGGGCCTCCGAACTGGATGCCGGGGCCGTCGCCAGGATTCTCGACACGTTTACCGGTGCCGGAAGCAATGGCACTGGGGGCGCGGCGGTGACTGAGTCCGGCCAGGCAAAGTCGGAATCGCCCGCCGGACGGGAACTCGTCCCCGTGCAGGAAAATGGCGGAGATGATGAAGCACTGGAAGGGGCTAACGGTGCGGACCGAAGCCGGGCGAGCTTCGTGGAACGCTGGCACCGGGAGGCGGAGAAGGAAGGGGCGACCAAGGCGCAGTACCGCCTGGGGGTTCGCTATGAGCAGGGGCTCGGCGTCGAACGGAACGAGGCCGAGGCCATTCGCTGGCTCACACGGGCCGCCGAAGATGGCCACGCGGGCGCGCAGCATCACCTGGGGCAGATGCACGCGGAAGGACGCGGTGTGCTTCAGGACTTCGGGATGGCGCTGCGCTGGTATCGCATGGCCGCCCTCCACGGAAATGCCCGTGCGGAGTGTGAAATTGGCAAGATGTATCTCCAGGGTATCGGTGTGGCGCAGGATGAAGGGGAGGCCCTGCAGTGGTTTGGTCAGGCCGCCGAGAAAGAAGATGCGCTGGGCTATTACCTGCTTGGGCAACTCCATGCCACGGAAAATGGGGCTCATATGGATCTGGCCAGGGCCCGGCGCTGCTTTGAGCGCGCCGCCAAACGGGGTCACGCCGCCGCACAGTATGAAATGGGCAAGTTGCTCCGAAATGGCATCCAACTGCCCCAGGATGACCGCCGTGCGGCGGAATGGTTTACCCTGGCGGCGGAACAGGGGCACCGCGAGGCCCAGCTCGCCCTCGGCGGTTGCTACGAAACCGGGCGGGGAGTCATTCAAAACTTTGCTCAGGCCTATGCGTGGTACAGTCTCGCCGCGACGACACTTGATATAGCGAGGACCGCCCGTGACCAGTTTGCCGCCGCCTTGACCCCGGATCAGGTGCTGGAGGGGCAGGTGCTCGCGGCGGAACTCGCCCATCGAGTCGAGAAGTCGATGCTGATGAAGGCGGAAGTTTGA